The following proteins come from a genomic window of Thermoproteus sp.:
- a CDS encoding 50S ribosomal protein L37e: MGKHSRGKSHIRCPRCGRHSYNVAKGYCASCGWGRSKRLRRYNWAKS, from the coding sequence ATGGGGAAACACAGCAGGGGGAAGAGCCATATACGTTGTCCTAGATGCGGCCGGCACTCCTATAATGTCGCCAAGGGGTATTGTGCCAGTTGCGGCTGGGGCCGCTCCAAGCGCCTAAGGAGATATAATTGGGCTAAAAGCTAG
- a CDS encoding LSm family protein — protein sequence MSSDMSKCLATLGATLQDSIGKRVLVKLRDGYEIRGILKSFDQHVNLLLEDAEEVIDNNILKRGTMVVRGENVLFVSPT from the coding sequence ATGTCCAGCGATATGTCAAAATGCCTAGCGACTCTAGGCGCGACACTTCAAGACTCCATAGGGAAGAGAGTACTCGTCAAGTTGAGAGATGGGTATGAGATAAGGGGCATCTTGAAGTCCTTCGATCAACATGTGAACTTGCTCCTAGAAGACGCGGAGGAGGTGATAGACAACAACATCTTAAAGAGGGGCACGATGGTCGTTAGAGGCGAAAACGTCCTCTTCGTGTCTCCAACATGA